The Hippoglossus hippoglossus isolate fHipHip1 chromosome 10, fHipHip1.pri, whole genome shotgun sequence DNA segment tcAGATATACATTTGCGGTGGTTTAACCAGGAGTCATAGCTCGAGGACGGCTGAATGTTATGATCCAGAGACCAACCAGTGGACACTGATCAACCGTATGAACATCAGTCGAAGTCAACACAGAGTTGTTGCATATAATAACCAAATCTATGCAGTAAGTACACATAGCACTGCTGACGTCACCTCATTACCCAAAAGACTTGACTGACAGTGCTACGCCAACAGATACCTTGTATTTATAATCAGTTATATCCTAACCACAGCCAGATGTACATATTTTATCAgtttaaataattgatgatAGTGCTTGGTCATTGAGTGGTGCAAATGTAAGACCAAAATGTGGTGTATCTGAAGAAAAGCAATTGTTGAGCTACAGTTTTTGCAAAAAGCACATTTATCCATCAGGACTCCACAGCTAgctaaatgttagcatgctaacatggtGTAATATTCACtgttcaccatcttagtttgCTAAAGCAATTCATAGGGACATATGTCTGTACCAAATCTTATGTCAGTTAATTCAATACAAAGCTTCATGCTTCGATTTAAAATGAGGGATTTtttatgtaatgtaaatattaagatATTTTTACTTAAAACCATTAATGTCAACCTCATTGTGGCACTAGACCAGATGTCAGAGGATTATCTGAAcgtctgcaccaaattccaccaGTATATGGAATATTTTGTtcctgagagaaaagagacaacaaTCTGGACCTTCTAATCCAACGGTCAAACTAATCAAACCGCCTTATACTTTATTCTGTGCATTCTgtgaaatgtatgtttttttctccattcaaagCCTTGTCCCAaatcttttcctcctccagatcGGTGGCTTTAGTAATGTAAACCCTCTTAAAAGCATTGAGACCTACATGCCCCTGACCAACACCTGGAGCATGCTGTGCCCCATGTGTATCCCACGAAGGAACTTTTGCCTCGAGGTGATAGAAGACCAGTTCTATGTCGTTGGGGGCTCCAATATCAGGACCAAAAGTTATCATGCAGAAGTCTATGATCCTCACACGGACAGGTGGTGTTCCATCTCTGACTCAAAGATGTCCTACGACGGCATGAGCTCTTGTGTTGTGTCCGGAATCCCCAACATGGTTGACTTTGCTTTCCCTCGAGACTCTCTACCACTTTTCTAAAAGTCACGGAATGTGTGACTAATACATCTTTTGatatcttatatatattgtatgGTGCATATTATACCTGATGAAAGTCATGTCTCACAGGCAGGGTTCCTACGGTCATGAAAAACCTGGAAAAGTCATGgaattgtaaaatgtttatttccagGCCAGGAAAAGtgcttgaaaaaaataaaatcccaaaGGTTTTGGAGAAGTCATGGAAATTtgttatattcatattttcatgtcGTTCATTTACGCTgagttttaaataattcatatgcttttaaaagaaatacgCTCAAAATATAAGCAGGCATACGCTTTCATACTAATTGAAAAGTTCGGTGGGGAAGCAGGCGGGATAATGCACTATGCCAGGGAAGTGTAGATTTAACCATGCTTGGCTACAAATGGAAAAGTACATGTCATGGGTTACAACAGACAAAGACCCGGGACGAGCAAATTGTAGGTTGTGTGGTGGCAAAACATTCGATATTTCAAACATGGGAGAGGCGGCATTAACGAGCCATGCCAAAGGAAGCAAACATCAGAGCGCTACTGCTACCGAAGCTACAGCAACCCCCATGACCGGCTTTCTCACCACAGCGAGGCCAACTGCTACGCCGAGCAGCACGTCTCTCTCTTCGGCTACCAAGCAGGCATCGATAACCGATGCTGTAACGAAAAATGAAATCCTAACTGCGGAGGTAATGTGGGCACTGAAGGTGACCAATTCGcattattcttttaaatcatCCGAAGATGCCAGCCTGCTCTTTCGACGAATGTTCCCCCGATAGCCAGATTGCAACACAACTTGCTTGTGGCGAAAGCAAATGCGCATATCTCTGCTCGTTCGGGCTCGCTCCCCACTTCAAGAGTCTCACGTTGTCCAACGTGTTGAGGCAAAGGGCCTATGTAATGCTATTTGACGAAAGCCTGAACCACTATTTACAGTCCAAACAGATGGATTTGCATGTGAGGCTATGGGATGGCGCCGATGTGAAGACCAAATACATCGGCTCTGAGTTCATGGGCCATTCATCTGCCCTTGATGTCGTTGGGAAAATGACCAACCTGCTGTCAGAGATTGGAGTCAACAACCTTATCCAAATATCTATGGACGGCCCAAATGTGAACTGGAAAGTGTTCGAAATACTCCAGAAGAGTGTGCAAAAGGATGTGGGAAAGTCGCTTGTCAACATTGGTTCGTCACTGGCTGTTCCACGACTGCCCTGCTCGTCACGAAGATTTTCGTGATGGCAACTGGTTGCAGCACCAACATGCTTCGATTTTGTAATCACCGATGGATCGAACATGTCAACGTGTCGGAACAAGGAATGCTGCTCTGGCCGCACGTAAAAGCCTACGTTGAGATGGTAGGAAAAGGTGAACTACCCAATCCAAAGGTGAAGTCATTTGAGGCTCTGAAGGAGCGCTGTGCAGATCCTCTCTTCACCGGGAAAGTGGCAATCTTCAATAGCGTTGCAAGAGAAGTCACTCCATTCCTCACCGCCTACCAAACAGACAAACCCATGCTTCCCTTCCTCGGTGAGGACATGTTCAAACTGATGAAAGGTAAGCATAAACATATTTTGAAGGCATACATGTTCATATCTGTTTTAAGCATTGCAATAAAACAGCATTATATTTTGGCTTTTAAATATGTCTTGTAACATTTTGACAATTTCAATAATATGTTGGATGAATGTAATAGGTTAATAGAGCACCGCCACATAACTTGATGATAACAAATtatgattaaaaatatatttctttgtaGAGCAtttgaaaaactttaaaactttctCTGTACTGTACCTATTCAAATGTAGAAGGTGGGTCGGGAGGGACCCTCCCTCTTCTAGTGCAATGAGGGTTAATTTTAGTTAATCTGCATCTAGAAAATTAATTTATGAATTGGGTACTATTCACTTGTTTGGCGTGTCTGATCAGATAGTGTATCATACTCACACAtgaccttttattttgtgaatttgCTAATTAAGAGtgatcaaaatgaaaatgtgaaatatttgaaattaattattattttcatgtcaATATTTGCAGGGCTCATGGGACGATTTCTGAAGGAAAAACCCCTGAGGGAGGCCACCTCCACACTGAAGCTCCTCCATGTTGCTTTTCAGGACAGCAGTCTGCACAAAGACGCTTCCAAGATTGACATTGGATTTGCAGCAGAAACCACCCTAAACCAACTCAAGTCTTCCAAGAAGATTTCAGAGAGGCAGGTGCTAGAGATCAAGATGGACTGTAAGAAACTCTTGATCACCCTGACTGAGAAGCTGCTGAAAAAGGGTCCAGTGCATCACCAACTGGTAAGAAGCATGCAGTGCCTTGACCCAAGACGCATGGCCGTGTCCAAGGAGCTGTGCGTGCCTCAAATGAGAAGAATGTTGCACACACTTGTTGAGGCCaaacatgttgacgagtcagCGTGCAATGACATCCTCTGAGAGTTCAGTGAGTTTTGTGACTCAGCTGCTCTTCAGGCCAACTTCAGGGAGTTTGACCCCAAGACAGACCGGGTGGACACCCTCCTGTACGAGACAATGGGGTCGAAACCATCATTTTCCAGAGTGTGGGATGTGGTGAAGGTACTGCTTGTCCTGTCTCATGGACAGGCCAGTGTTGAGCGTGGATTCTCAATCAACAAGGAAATGATCGTAGAGAATCAGAAGGAGAAGTCCCTGGTGGCTCAGAGGCTTATCGTCGACCATGTCAGGTCTGTTGGGGGCGTAAACAAGGTAGAGATCACCAAAGAGCTGTTGCTTTCAGCTGCAAGAGCCAGGCAGAAGTACCATGGGTACCTggatgaagagaagagaaagaaggagaggcaCGGCACTGACCTGAAGGGAAAGGCCCTCACAGATGAGCTGGATGACTTGAAAAAGAAGAGGGCAAGAATGGATGCTGATATTAGCGCACTTCAGAAATCAGCAGATGAATATGCTGAGAAAGCAGAAGCTACAAGCAAACTGACCTTCATCACCAAATCCAACAGCTTCCGCCGAACTGCAAAACAGAAGAAGGTATCTCTGCTGGAGATTGAAAAGCAGATAGATGCGAAGCTTGCAGAAATGAAACACTAAGCTGGCAAGTGACTGTTCAGTTAAGGTCCCGTGGACAGTAAGACACAAgaaagcactttttttttttctctttacaacTTGGTCAGGTTGCCACCAGCTATTCTCTCTCACTAGCCTCTCAAGGGGACagaactgtgtgtctgtgtgagtgtgtgtgtcagtcaaacacaaaaAGCAAGCACTTTATATGCGAATGTTGTTTTATAAAcctgtttaaatgtgaaattgtttttgttgatttatggTCAAAGAGTTAGTTGCCAACTCAACgttttgttaaaatgtgcaCTACAAAAGGGAAAGCAATGTGTGCACTAGCTGGATGCTACTACCTACTAAAGCTCTtgttgatgtgtctgtgttatGAATGCCTTTCAACCAGagtatatttataaatgtttattcttttaatcAAACTATTGTCTCTCATTCATTTGTGTCATTTAAGGTATACTGTATGCTTTGGAATTCTCATTGTTAgtttaaattctacattttgtcactttttcaTGTATACACCGagatttcaaaaaatgtttggTCATGGAAATTTGGTTTAAAGTTATTGAAAAGTCATGGAAAAGTCATGGAAATCCATTGGTCAAAATGTGTATGAACCCTGCACAGGCCTCTGCAGGAAGATTCTTTAGATAGagatgtttcatgttttttacaaatAGGCTCCATCCTGTCCCTGGTTTTGGGATGTCATGAAGTCTCCCTTctctagaaaataaaaacaaacaataactcCTATGTTACAATACTTaaatgttactgtgtgtgtgtgtgtgtgttttcgacGGCTGTCCCATCACTTTAATAccaaaaaataccaaataaaatcacaacatgcaCTCCATAATGGCtgctcaaaagtgaagccaaagcgtcttgcTCGCCACCTTGTGACTGGCTGCCAGgcgtttgtttttcttcttctctcatttattagggcccgagcaccgacagtACGAAGGCCCTATTCCTTCTCGTTTGATTATTCAGGAAAATTAATAAAATTTTTGACAGCTTAAACATACTCCAAAACTCACCAAACTTTGCGGGTGAGTAATGCCTGttgaaaatgtacgtattctggagtaattggAAATGGTTGTAGCAAAATGGCTCAACGGCGCCCCCTAAAACACAGCAATTCTGTCAGGTTTAACACATCGAAATTAGGTGCACACGTGTAGCATGACTGGACAACCAATTTGATTAACACAACAGGAAGTttgccattttggatttagtggccattttagCCATTTTAAACGTATATGttaacaaactcctcctagagctttcatcagatcaacttcaaattcagtGAAAGTCTTCTTGACTCCTTGGAGATTAAAACTCAAATTGTGAGTTTTCATCACATGCGAGGCGTCAAATTTGTCATGATTCACCATCAAAAGATTAAGATTAGGTTTCAGATTCCTTTATCGGACATACATTGGACATCCAATCTACTCCAAACTGGACATGTATGACAAGAGTCCCgtcctgatgacatctacacagaaaacatgacttaaaatcacagcgccccctgctggcaaTAGGAAATGTCTTGCTTTAGGCACGTCTTACACTTTGATGTACTCCTCCTCGTCCATTGAccacaaccatgtcaaactttgtcagaagggcctcaagacattgatgatgaagTCTTATGGAAAATGTGAGTTTTCATCGAACACCATGTTAATGGCATGGTGTCAAATTTCAACGAGTCACAGAGACTCatgaaattgctgtaacttccgtGTACATTGTtcaatctccctcaaactacatgtgtgtaacaacagccTCAACAGCCTTTCCTCAGTCAAGTTATCAGGACTGCTGCCTTCTGTTGTTCTGATACATCCCACTCGCATAACCCTGCTACATATCCTTCTCACATATAAAACTATAACACTTCGCACtgctaaaaaataaacttttcgATGTAGTGCTACACACAGGGAAATGATTACTGCCTACTGTTCTTCTGATACATCTCACTGGCATAACCCTGCTATATTCCTAGACACCAATGTTAAGTCTAGTGCTGAGGGCTCCTTGTGTGTACATCTAACCTAGTCCCTCTACCATCATTTAGACAGGCCATACCTTTTCCTTTAAGCAGTTCTTCAAAAATCTCTATGTACTATGGGCATTAAAGTCCCAACACCCTGCTACCATCCAGCTCTCTAATTTGTGTAAGCTTATCAAACTTTAGATTTCTACAAGGGCTGTAGTAATTGAtggttcttcttcctctgtttggtttattagcagatggcaaccaacatcaaggtcaATTACCACcatccactgtgtgtttcaatATCCTTCTTCTTCCCAATTTGGTACTGTATATCTTAAtacccttgatatttgatagcCTATCCTTCCCCTTTGTTCGGTCTAGTGGTGAGTGGCCTCTATTTCTGTTTaaaacatcaaggtgcattactgccatctactttgttgttcttcttctacGTTCCCTCATCCACCATCAATGTATTTCCTCTACTGAAGggttatttaacatttaaagggTTATTTAccctgcctcttcttcttccttgtttggtttattggcaaATTTGTCCTTGTTATGTTTATCCCACAGTCCTTTAGATCAAAGGATTCTCGGTCCAGTTCTATGATCTCACAGCTCTTTGATTCATAGTTATATTATCTCAGTGATGTTGATAATTTAAAAGCTATAAAATACAACTGTCACAAACccgaaaaaataaaaatgatggaaACACCTAATGATCTCCGCTTGGTGGGACAATTCTGCGACGCCATCCTCCAAGTTGAGGATATTCAATTTCCAATCCATAGAATCATCCTCTGTGATTGCAGCACTTACTTCCAGTAAGCTGGTTACCTGACCTTAGTAGGGAGAATATTAATCTTATTGATTAATATTTATACTTTCTCACTACaattactactactacaactaaccacaataataataataatttccctTTTCACTTTGTCCCTTCTGCTTGAGAAGAGTAGTTTTCACTATTGTTTTCCGTGCAAAAAGGTTGAATATCTATTTCAAATCCTCTGCTTTGTCTCCTTTCTAATCCTCAGAGCTCTTTTTGTACACCAGATAACCACAGACAAGGTTTTCCACATAACCCTTGTGTCTCCGGACATTATGCAGATCATCATTGAGTTTGCATACACCGGCTCTGTTACTGTGACGAAGGACAATGTGCATGACTTGATGGTCGCAGCTGAAATGCTCAACATAATAGGCATCATACAAGCATGCTCCAACTTTATCAGTGAGCACCTCTGCCTACAGAACTGCATCAGCATCTGGCAATTCACAGATATCTGCCCCAGCTCCGAGCTGCAATGTAAGGCCTTCCATTACATCATGGAGCACTTTGAGGGGGTGAT contains these protein-coding regions:
- the LOC117769800 gene encoding uncharacterized protein LOC117769800, with the translated sequence MVGKGELPNPKVKSFEALKERCADPLFTGKVAIFNSVAREVTPFLTAYQTDKPMLPFLGEDMFKLMKGLMGRFLKEKPLREATSTLKLLHVAFQDSSLHKDASKIDIGFAAETTLNQLKSSKKISERQVLEIKMDCKKLLITLTEKLLKKGPVHHQLVRSMQCLDPRRMAVSKELCVPQMRRMLHTLVEAKHVDESACNDIL